In Choloepus didactylus isolate mChoDid1 chromosome 6, mChoDid1.pri, whole genome shotgun sequence, one DNA window encodes the following:
- the CCDC88B gene encoding coiled-coil domain-containing protein 88B isoform X5: protein MLEGYSSGGWTFPTWARSGGSRAGVAAAVGRHPDLGMEGGEGPRLRDFLSRSLATWALGLAGLVGEAEEPEGKEEEEEEEEEEEEGPLCPQKRFLQLCDGALLLRVLGIIAPSSRGGPRMVSGHEGPAARRVRNLNHLWGRLRGFYQEELQLLILSSPPDLQTLGFDPFSEEALEGLESILRLVLGASVQCEHRELFIRHIQGLSLEVQSELAAAIQEVTQPGAGVVLALAGPEPGELTSPEAEMLSRSLMGSLSRLAWERDLGAQRLAELLLERQPVPLLPEAPARAPPEGPSHHLALQLANAKAQLRRLRQELEEKAELLLDSQAEMQGLEAETRRLRQETQALTGQAKRAELYREEAEALRERAARLPRLQEELRRCRERLQAAETCKGQLEEERVLSGTLEASKALLEEQLEAARERCARLHETQRENLLLRTRLGEAHAELDSLRHQVDQLVEENVELELELQRSLEPPLSSPGEAPLPGAAPSLRDEVREAEAGRLQTLERDNLELRSLLHMLQVQLAHQHPLLEEQSEDSTVPEQDGTPQAPLVPDPSPQCLAPQVGDGGPQDLDLALQASDSALQGSDECPQAPDSDTKTARAPQTPDTTPQVSGLAVETGKTLEKPGHGVPLQTVASTVAPSQSPEINIQAQLLQGGDTGKREPPQGGMELVSRELKQEGPGLKLGEQETLCQGLDLSKGQTEAREHELRLEGAAGELAQPKPQRGSDEAPQTQAWEGPMPGETQASGVPEQETLREEVAQLKREAEALRAELEAQAQRLEARGSEAARLSEELAQARRAEAEAHQAAEAQAGEQARLREAAEAAGRELEAAMREREALGEALAAAGRERRQWEREGPRLRAKAKAAEERLQALEKECRQHVEEAEGERREKQALQEELDKAVVRSQELGSRLEGLQRELEQAALERQEWQLAQELQHERYQSLEQRLEVELQVAVTSKEEALAALKEKAQQLEEELLQLRQGPAPEENAGPRTLETQSGRLIEVERSNATLVAEKTALQGQLQQLEGQLGGLQGRAQELLLQSQQAQEYSNRLQAEKAMLELQGQELHRKLGVLEEEVDAARKAQEETRGQQQALLRDHEALAQLQRRQEAELEGLLARHRDLKANMRALELAHRELQGRHEQLQAQRANVEAQEMALLAERERLLQDGHRQRGLEEELRRLQSEHDRAQMLLAEVSRERGELQGERGELRGRLARLELERAQLEAQSQRLRESNQQLDLSACRLTTQCELLTQLRSAQEEENRQLLAEVQALSRENRELLERSLESRDHLHREQREYLTQLNALRREKQKLVEKIMDQYRVLEPGPLPRTKAPLTSTHAPGPKLPLPAG from the exons ATGCTGGAAGGATACAGCTCTGGAGGTTGGACCTTCCCCACGTGGGCAAGAAGTGGGGGTTCCAG gGCAGGTGTAGCTGCCGCAGTGGGACGACACCCTGACCTCGGCATGGAGGGGGGCGAGGGGCCCCGGCTCAGAGACTTCCTGAGCAGGAGCCTGGCCACCTGG gctctggggcTGGCCGGGCTggtgggggaggcagaggagCCCGAGggcaaagaggaggaggaagaggaggaggaggaggaggaagaggggcccCTTTGCCCCCAGAAGAGGTTCTTGCAACTCTGCGATGGCGCCCTGCTCCTCCGAGTGCTGGGCATCAT AGCCCCCAGTTCCCGAGGGGGACCTCGAATGGTCAGCGGCCATGAGGGTCCCGCGGCCAGGCGCGTGCGGAACCTGAACCACCTGTGGGGCCGACTGAGGGGCTTCTACCAG gaggagctgcagctgctgATTCTGTCGTCACCCCCAGACCTCCAGACTTTGGGGTTTGATCCCTTCTCAG AGGAGGCACTGGAGGGCCTGGAGAGCATCCTGCGGCTGGTGCTGGGGGCGTCGGTGCAG TGCGAGCACCGGGAGCTCTTCATCCGGCACATCCAGGGCCTCAGCCTCGAGGTCCAGAGCGAGCTGGCCGCTGCCATCCAGGAG GTGACCCAGCCCGGGGCAGGCGTGGTGCTGGCGCTGGCAGGACCGGAGCCTGGGGAGCTGACGTCTCCAGAAGCGGAGATGCTGTCCCGGAGCCTGATGGGGTCACTGTCAAGGCTGGCATGGGAGCGGGACCTGGGCGCCCAG CGGCTGGCCGAACTGCTGCTGGAGCGGCAGCCGGTCCCTCTCCTGCCCGAGGCTCCAGCTAGGGCTCCCCCAGAAGGCCCCTCGCACCACCTGGCGCTGCAGCTGGCCAATGCCAAGGCCCAGCTGCGGCGCCTGCGACAGGAACT GGAGGAGAAGGCCGAGTTGCTGCTGGACTCCCAGGCGGAGATGCAGGGCCTGGAGGCCGAAACTCGAAGGCTCCGCCAGGAG ACCCAGGCCCTGACGGGACAGGCCAAGCGCGCCGAGCTGTACCGCGAGGAGGCGGAGGCGCTGCGGGAGCGGGCCGCCCGCCTGCCCCGCCTGCAGGAGGAGCTGCGGCGCTGCCGGGAGCGGCTGCAGGCGGCGGAGACTTGCAAGGGCCAGCTGGAG GAGGAGCGGGTGCTCTCGGGGACCCTGGAGGCCTCCAAGGCGCTGCTGGAGGAGCAGCTGGAGGCCGCCCGAGAGCGATGTGCTCGGCTGCACGAGACCCAGCGTGAGAACCTGCTGCTGCGCACCCGGCTGGGAGAGGCCCACGCG GAACTGGACTCCTTGCGGCATCAGGTGGACCAGCTGGTGGAGGAGAAcgtggagctggagctggagcttcAGAGGAGCCTGGAGCCACCCCTGAGCTCTCCTGGGGAGG CACCCCTGCCAGGAGCAGCCCCCTCGCTGCGGGACGAGGTgagggaggcagaggctgggcGGCTGCAGACCTTGGAGCGGGATAATCTGGAGCTGCGCAGCCTGCTGCATATGCTACAGGTGCAGCTGGCTCACCAG CACCCCCTGCTGGAGGAGCAGAGCGAGGACTCCACGGTTCCAGAGCAGGACGGAACTCCCCAGGCTCCCCTGGTCCCAGATCCCAGCCCCCAGTGCTTGGCTCCTCAGGTGGGGGATGGAGGCCCCCAGGACTTGGACCTGGCTCTCCAGGCATCAGACTCAGCCCTCCAGGGGTCAGATGAGTGCCCCCAGGCACCTGATTCAGACACAAAGACTGCCAGGGCTCCCCAGACCCCGGACACGACCCCCCAGGTGTCAGGTCTGGCTGTGGAGACAGGGAAGACCCTGGAGAAGCCTGGCCATGGAGTCCCTCTCCAGACTGTGGCTTCTACTGTGGCCCCATCTCAGAGTCCAGAGATAAATATTCAGGCCCAGCTGTTGCAGGGAGGAGACACTGGGAAAAGAGAGCCTCCCCAAGGGGGGATGGAACTTGTGTCCCGAGAGCTGAAACAGGAGGGCCCTGGGCTCAAGCTGGGGGAGCAGGAgaccctgtgccagggactggacctATCCAAGGGGCAGACAGAAGCCAGAGAGCATGAACTGAGGCTGGAGGGGGCAGCTGGGGAGCTGGCCCAGCCAAAACCACAGCGGGGGTCTGACGAGGCTCCTCAGACCCAGGCCTGGGAGGGGCCGATGCCAGGGGAGACCCAGGCCAGTGGGGTTCCAGAGCAGGAGACCCTGAGGGAGGAGGTGGCACAGCTGAAGAGGGAGGCTGAGGCCCTCCGAGCTGAGCTGGAGGCCCAGGCCCAAAGGCTGGAGGCCCGAGGCTCAGAGGCCGCCCGCCTCTCCGAGGAGCTGGCCCAGGCACGGAGGGCAGAGGCTGAGGCCCACCAGGCGGCGGAGGCCCAGGCTGGAGAGCAGGCCCGGCTTCGAGAGGCAGCGGAGGCTGCTGGCCGCGAGCTGGAGGCCGCGATGAGGGAGCGGGAGGCTCTGGGGGAGGCACTGGCAGCGGCAGGCCGTGAGCGGCGGCAGTGGGAACGCGAGGGGCCCCGGCTGCGGGCCAAGGCCAAGGCGGCTGAGGAACGGCTGCAGGCGCTGGAGAAGGAGTGCCGCCAGCATGTGGAAGAGGCCGAGGGGGAACGCCGGGAGAAGCAGGCCCTCCAGGAG GAGCTGGACAAAGCCGTGGTGCGGAGCCAGGAGCTGGGGTCCCGGCTGGAGGGTCTGCAGCGTGAGCTGGAGCAGGCGGCTCTGGAGCGCCAGGAGTGGCAGCTGGCACAGGAATTGCAGCATGAGAG GTATCAGAGCCTGGAGCAGAGGCTGGAAGTTGAGCTGCAGGTGGCGGTGACCTCCAAGGAGGAGGCGCTGGCGGCGCTCAAGGAGAAGGCCCAGCAGCTGGAAGAGGAGCTGCTGCAG CTGCGCCAGGGCCCTGCACCCGAGGAGAATGCTGGGCCCAGGACCCTGGAGACCCAGAGTGGGCGGCTCATCGAGGTGGAGCGCAGT AATGCCACACTGGTGGCGGAGAAGACAGCTCTACAGGGGCAGCTGCAGCAGCTGGAGGGGCAGCTGGGGGGCCTGCAGGGGCGCGCCCAGGAGCTGCTGCTGCAGAGTCAGCAGGCGCAGGAGTACAGCAACCGCCTGCAG GCCGAGAAGGCCATGCTAGAGCTGCAGGGCCAAGAGCTGCACAGGAAGCTGGGGGtgctggaggaggaggtggacgCGGCCCGGAAAGCCCAGGAGGAGACCCGCGGGCAGCAGCAGGCCCTGCTGCGGGACCATGAGGCCCTGGCCCAGCTGCAGCGGCGGCAGGAGGCCGAGCTTGAGGGGCTGCTGGCCCGGCATCGCGACCTCAAGGCCAACATGCGGGCACTGGAGCTGGCCCACCGGGAGCTGCAGGGCCG GCACGAGCAGCTGCAGGCCCAGCGGGCCAACGTGGAGGCGCAGGAGATGGCCTTGCTGGCGGAGCGGGAGCGCCTGCTGCAGGATGGTCATCGGCAGCGGGGGCTGGAGGAGGAGCTGCGGAGGCTGCAGAGCGAGCATGACAG AGCTCAGATGCTGCTGGCAGAGGTGTCCCGGGAGCGAGGGGAGCTGCAGGGCGAGCGCGGGGAGCTGCGGGGCCGGCTGGCGCGACTGGAGCTGGAGCGGGCGCAGCTGGAGGCGCAGAGCCAGCGGCTGCGTGAGTCCAACCAGCAGCTGGACCTGAGCGCCTGCCGGCTGACCACCCAGTGCGAG CTGCTGACACAGCTGCGGAGTGCCCAGGAGGAGGAGAACCGGCAGCTGCTGGCCGAGGTGCAGGCCCTGAGCCGGGAGAACCGGGAGCTGCTGGAGCGCAGCCTGGAGAGCCGGGATCACCTGCACCGGGAGCAGCGCGAGTACCT GACCCAGCTCAATGCCCTGCGCCGCGAGAAGCAGAAGCTGGTAGAGAAGATCATGGACCAGTACCGCGTGCTGGAGCCTGGGCCCCTGCCCCGGACCAA GGCCCCCCTCACCAGCACCCATGCGCCGGGCCCGAAGCTCCCTTTGCCTGCGGGATGA